The following proteins are encoded in a genomic region of Vespa velutina chromosome 23, iVesVel2.1, whole genome shotgun sequence:
- the LOC124956834 gene encoding mucin-3A-like, whose amino-acid sequence MKGYKKSLMFIVASVVAFVDAFKNGRSIYERNFPGYQGPRQYPPYHEQHRPFREQPFGQSIRTYRQPTSYREHSPFRNYSSLKNFPSYRESPFQNSQSSSLSSSSSSSSFFGHPSSPQITRASFGNEYAFHNEHFKNRLPSYLQSTRNYFPNELRHSPTWITSYRSGPYGKTVDTYEELEKETRQRLPFDEPSNYLKYGNHGLGFALVPDGFDENTLPLDTETSTTLSTTLTATHKPLAEDTVSATTQTIPELHSSSTTEPKIVEKSVTMITTTSRPNVELKTLGNAASGTTNILLPTMPSMSATPKQYSSDDTHIRMTLTTVSNSSDTVTESPVGSFDGNSIISSDKQMSAISPSSSLSVTLVPNSFQNGFYKNVKDQSNELSKSNVQQSILDLPAALKTSNQDNAFLPLTNLKSDNYQDIVNLSAIQQSGVQDTLLNLQNSWKNTLEKSVINIQNSPTSSIPSSLLNYLISREPKNNVQDAMVNYILPTETRLNLKDNVQSKIVDYVMPEDSTKDMLKNNLQNTYLNYILQGEGKRSLPFQPLQSGTFNYVPMAIPTEQKLTLPISTLSSVANPMENINYIPKTSYLNLDPTMSSRLTLDSNHPESLSGSLQGSLSASIPNSIPGSIPASISAAIPGTISTGIPTNIPTTMEFAQTFQQPTQIRPLQTSVTPYSGMQLQLGGFGGIDYGLRSSSPEARPMELGIAKVGLAVREFPRPQNPTFAKIGFGQSFW is encoded by the exons ATGAAGGGTTACAAGAAAAGTTTG ATGTTCATCGTAGCAAGCGTGGTGGCGTTCGTCGATGCGTTTAAAAACGGAAGGTCCATCTACGAGAGAAACTTCCCCGGGTATCAAGGACCTCGTCAGTATCCACCCTATCACGAACAGCACAGACCCTTTCGAGAACAACCATTTGGCCAATCGATCCGTACCTATCGTCAACCTACATCCTATCGAGAGCATTCACCGTTTAGAAATTATTCGAgcttaaaaaattttccaagtTATCGCGAATCACCTTTCCAAAATTCacaatcatcatcattatcatcatcatcatcatcatcgtcattctTTGGTCATCCAAGTTCCCCTCAGATCACTCGTGCTTCCTTTGGAAATGAATATGCCTTTCATAATGAACATTTCAAAAATCGATTGCCATCCTATCTACAATCAACTCGTAATTACTTCCCGAACGAGCTTCGACATTCACCTACATGGATCACGTCCTATCGTTCGGGACCTTACGGGAAGACGGTAGACACGTACGAAGAACTCGAGAAAGAAACTCGGCAACGTTTGCCCTTCGACGAGCCTTCCAATTACTTGAAATACG GAAATCATGGTCTTGGTTTCGCATTGGTACCCGATGGTTTCGATGAAAATACTTTACCATTGGACACGGAAACATCTACGACATTGTCAACGACACTGACTGCTACCCACAAGCCATTAGCGGAAGATACTGTCTCCGCCACTACGCAAACTATTCCCGAACTTCACTCCTCCTCAACCACAGAGCCGAAAATCGTAGAGAAGTCGGTTACGATGATTACAACGACGTCGAGACCAAACGTTGAGTTGAAAACG TTAGGTAACGCGGCATCCGGTACGACAAACATTTTACTTCCTACGATGCCTTCGATGTCAGCAACGCCAAAGCAATACTCATCCGATGATACTCATATCCGGATGACCCTGACCACAGTTTCAAACTCATCCGATACGGTCACTGAATCTCCCGTAGGTTCTTTCGATGGAAA TTCCATCATTTCAAGCGACAAACAAATGTCCGCGATAAGCccgtcttcgtcgttgtctGTTACGCTCGTTCCTAACAGCTTTCAAAATGGATTTTATAAGAACGTAAAAGATCAATCAAACGAACTATCAAAGAGCAACGTTCAACAAAGTATATTAGATTTACCGGCCGCTTTAAAAACAAGTAATCAGGATAATGCATTTCTTCCTTTAACCAATTTAAAAAGTGACAATTATCAAGATATTGTCAATTTATCTGCCATCCAGCAAAGTGGTGTTCAAGATACGTTGTTAAACTTACAAAACTCTTGGAAGAATACATTGGAAAAGAgtgttataaatatacaaaatagcCCGACTAGTAGCATTCCGAGTTCactcttaaattatttaatatcgagGGAACCAAAAAATAATGTACAGGATGCCATGGTAAATTACATATTACCAACCGAAACGAGATTAAATTTAAAGGATAACGTTCAGAGTAAGATAGTTGATTATGTAATGCCAGAGGATTCTACGAAAGacatgttaaaaaataatttgcaaaatacatatttgaattatatattacaaggaGAAGGGAAACGTAGTTTACCATTTCAACCATTACAATCTGGGACCTTTAATTACGTTCCAATGGCAATCCCTACGGAGCAAAAATTAACTTTGCCAATTAGCACATTATCTTCTGTGGCTAATCCTAtggaaaatatcaattatattccGAAGACGTCTTATTTGAATTTAGATCCTACGATGTCATCACGTTTAACGCTGG ATTCCAACCATCCAGAAAGTTTGTCAGGCAGTCTACAAGGAAGTCTCTCCGCAAGTATTCCCAACAGTATACCTGGAAGCATACCTGCCAGCATTTCTGCGGCTATACCCGGTACCATATCAACTGGCATACCTACGAACATTCCTACTACGATGGAGTTTGCACAAACTTTCCAACAACCGACTCAAATTCGTCCTTTACAAACAAGTGTCACACCTTATTCCG GGATGCAGTTGCAGCTGGGTGGATTCGGTGGAATAGATTATGGTCTTCGCTCGAGTAGTCCTGAGGCAAGACCAATGGAGCTTGGCATTGCAAAAGTGGGTTTGGCTGTGCGAGAATTTCCGAGGCCGCAGAATCCCACATTCGCAAAG ATTGGATTCGGACAAAGTTTCTGGTAG